AAGTGAATCCAGTGTATCTTTGATAGTTAAGGCTCTGACTGATTGTAAATGGGTTCCTGTTACATCAGAAAATCTAATCACTGATTTTGGTCATAGTTCTGATGCTGGCTGTAATATGTTACAGGCTTTATCTGACGCATTATCAGAGCGACTGGAAAAGAAAAATAATAATAAAATAAAATGATCTTTGAAGAGTGGAAAGCTCTTTATGGACAAACATCAAATCTTTCCATCAGCCAAGTGAATGGGATTCTTGATAATATTGGATTTCAAGTCAATTTCTCTGAACAAAAAAAGTCTGAAGAATTGAAGATCCCTGTTGCACTTTTTGTCATACATACTTACAACTCTCTTTTGATAAAAATTCTTGGTGCAGAAGTTGTTGCCGAACATGCACTAACCACTTATAAAGGATTTATCAGAGAAACTCAGTCAGCCTTGATGGTCAATTATTAATTGACCGAATGGAATATGAAATTGAACAGGGTAATTTCTTTTCTGGTGCTGGAATAAATGGGTTTGGAGAAGAAGTTATTTTCAGTTGGTATCTTGATGTTGCAAGATTGAAACAACATCAAGCCAAAATAATTGATGGATTAAAAGGTATTTTGCTTTCATTCTCCATGTATAGAGCGGATAAATTAACTTCCGCACGTTCAAAAGATGTTCTTAAGTCGTTTTATCAAGATCTCGTGCCAAATGAGCTACGAAAAAGTCTGGGTGAATTTTATACACCAGAATGGTTGGTTGAAGTCACTCTGGATAGAATCAATGTAAAAAATTTTTTAACTCAACGATTTCTTGATCCAACATGTGGTTCAGCTTCTTTCTTACTGGCTTTAATCAGGAAAATAAAAATACAAGCAACAGATGATGGGTGGGGTGATTTAGAAGTGTTAAAACACATCATAAACAATGTCTGGGGCTTTGATTTAAATCCTTTAGCAGTCCAGACTGCCCGAGTGAATATATTAATCGCTATTTCTGATTTATTAGACAATAACAAAGGAACAGATATAGAAATACCGATTCTTTTAGCGGATGCAGTGTATTCCCCAGCTCGAAATCCTAAAAAGA
This genomic window from sulfur-oxidizing endosymbiont of Gigantopelta aegis contains:
- a CDS encoding N-6 DNA methylase → MEYEIEQGNFFSGAGINGFGEEVIFSWYLDVARLKQHQAKIIDGLKGILLSFSMYRADKLTSARSKDVLKSFYQDLVPNELRKSLGEFYTPEWLVEVTLDRINVKNFLTQRFLDPTCGSASFLLALIRKIKIQATDDGWGDLEVLKHIINNVWGFDLNPLAVQTARVNILIAISDLLDNNKGTDIEIPILLADAVYSPARNPKKMN